The nucleotide window GAGTTCACCCGTCCGTGGCGCGGGCCCGGAACCAGGCCCCGGGGACGGGGTGGTGGGCGGGCTCCGGGCGGGCGGCACGGGGGATGTGGGGGCGGCACGATGGGGGACTCACGCCCGTATGCTGGCGGGACCATCCTGAGAGTCGAGCGAATCGAGCGGAAGCGGCTGCCATGCGCGTCTATGTCCCCCTGACCCTTTCCGGTCTCGCAGCGGCGCACAAGAACGGTGAGCTGGACCCCGGCTCCCTGGGCGCGTACGCCGTCACGCCCGCGCTGCGCGAGTGGTACGTCTCGGACGACATCGAGGAGCTGGAGTACGCGGCGCTCAACCGGGCCGCCCAGGCGTCGCTGCGGATGCTCGCCGGACACCCCGGGGACGCCCGGCGGCGCGTGGTGGTGGCCGTGGACGTGCCGGACGGCGCGGCCGTGGCGGACCCGGACCTGGGCCTCGAGCAGTCGTCGCTGGGCGAGGTGCGGGTCGCCGGGCCGGTGCCGCTCTCGAAGGCCGCGGCGGTGCACGTGGACGCCGCGGACGCGGAGACGGACATCGCGGCGGCCGCGGCGGCGCTCGGCGCGGCGGACCAGGGCGATGACGACGCGCAGTTCACGGTCGACGGTGCCGAGGACCACGACCTGATGTGGTTCGGGGTGCAGGAGATCCCCCACCTGATCGGATAGTGGCCCGATTCCCGCAGGTCCGGGCGCGCTGTCAGTGGGTGCGGGTATTTTTTCTTCATGGGGAAGCGCACGGGGAACGACCTGGGGAACCGCATGGGGAAGCACGCGACGCACATCGTCTGGGACTGGAACGGCACCCTGTTCCATGACATCGACGCCGTCATCGGGGCGACGAACTCCGCCTTCGCGGAGATCGGGCTGGCGCCGATCACCCTGGAGACGTACCGCGAGCTGTACTGCGTGCCCGTGCCGCGGTTCTACGAGCGGCTGATGGGACGGCTGCCCACGGACGCGGAGTGGCTCGTGATGGACGAGGCCTTCCACCGCCACTACAGCACCCACCGCCTGGGCTGCGAGCTCGCCGAGGGCGTGGATCTGCTCCTGGAGGGTTGGCAGTCGGCCGGGCGCAGCCAGTCGATCCTGAGCATGTACGGCCACGACGATCTGATACCGATCGTCCGCGGCTTCGGCATCGAGTCACGGTTCGTGCGGGTGGACGGCAGGACCGGGCCGTCCGGCGGCTCGAAGAGCGCCCACATGGTGCGGCACCTGGCGGCGATGGAGCACGTCGAGCCGGCGCGTACGGTCGTGATCGGTGACGCCGTGGACGACGCGGTGGCCGCGCAGGACGCGGGTGCGCGCGCGGTGCTCTACACGGGTGGTTCGCACAGCCGCGGGAGCCTGGAGACCGCCGGGGTGCCGGTGGTGGACACGCTCGCCGAGGCCGTCGAGCTGGCCGGAGCGCTCGTCCTCTAGGGCGCGCCGGGCGTCGCGAGCCGGGCGGGACGTTGCGGACACGTCCTGGGTCGATGTACCTAGGGCCTTTCCCAGGATCTGTCCCGGGGTCCGTAGGCCCGTCCGGCCCTCTGGGTGGCGGTGCCCAGGTGTCGCTCCCGGGTGGGGCCGGCGGGGCCCGGGCGGGTAGGGCAGCACGCACACACCACCCCGGCCGTGCGTTGTCCGGAAGGTCTAAGTTCACGCCAAGGTTTTGTACCTACCAGGCCCATGACGGCACCCGTGGGGGGAGCGATAGCCTTGCACCGTGATCAGCGCGATATTCCGCGGGGGCATCGAGGCCCCTGCCCTGCGCCCGGGACACGACCGTGACCGGGCGATCGCTGGTCGTTGCGGCCAATATTCCCTGTCGACTTTGTCAAAAACAGTCGATGGCGACCCGGCCCTCTCTTATCGCGGCATAGCGTCGACAGCGACAGAACACCTCGCGTCACGGCGGCGTTGTGCGGCTTCCATCACGTTCTTCCACAACGTCACGCAACGGCGCGCGACAGGAGCCAGAGGACATGCAGACCAAGCTGGACGAAGCCAAAACCGAGCTGCTCGCCAGGGCCGCCCGGGTCGTTGAAAGCAGCCCGGCCGGGAGCAAGCACCCGGTACGGGGTCTCGACCCGGAAGCTCTGGCGGGATACCTCCAGCGCTACTACCTGCACACCGCCCCCGAGGACCTCGCCGACCGCGACCCGGTGGACGTCTTCGGCGCCGCGCTCTCGCACTACCGCCTCGCGGAGGTGCGTCC belongs to Streptomyces sp. NBC_01454 and includes:
- a CDS encoding DUF6912 family protein translates to MRVYVPLTLSGLAAAHKNGELDPGSLGAYAVTPALREWYVSDDIEELEYAALNRAAQASLRMLAGHPGDARRRVVVAVDVPDGAAVADPDLGLEQSSLGEVRVAGPVPLSKAAAVHVDAADAETDIAAAAAALGAADQGDDDAQFTVDGAEDHDLMWFGVQEIPHLIG
- a CDS encoding HAD family hydrolase, which codes for MGKHATHIVWDWNGTLFHDIDAVIGATNSAFAEIGLAPITLETYRELYCVPVPRFYERLMGRLPTDAEWLVMDEAFHRHYSTHRLGCELAEGVDLLLEGWQSAGRSQSILSMYGHDDLIPIVRGFGIESRFVRVDGRTGPSGGSKSAHMVRHLAAMEHVEPARTVVIGDAVDDAVAAQDAGARAVLYTGGSHSRGSLETAGVPVVDTLAEAVELAGALVL